Proteins from a single region of Acinonyx jubatus isolate Ajub_Pintada_27869175 chromosome D3, VMU_Ajub_asm_v1.0, whole genome shotgun sequence:
- the CDK2AP1 gene encoding cyclin-dependent kinase 2-associated protein 1 isoform X1 yields MRFLAIEWGRCWHWPHCLLLLVEGRGQAVAAVGFSAGTCLRSEVAVEAAPGTGSWPVMPHQAVLSQEQKRVWRHRGKKWWQRVEGAEELGKDRRKALEARRQRQQRRREEQGTGNSQVPQSKYAELLAIIEELGKEIRPTYAGSKSAMERLKRGIIHARGLVRECLAETERNARS; encoded by the exons ATGCGGTTCCTCGCCATTGAGTGGGGTCGATGCTGGCACTGGCCTCACTGCCTGTTGTTGCTCGTGGAGGGACGTGGCCAGGCCGTGGCCGCGGTAGGGTTCTCTGCCGGAACGTGTCTGCGTTCTGAGGTCGCCGTGGAGGCCGCCCCTGGGACGGGCTCGTGGCCGGTCATGCCCCACCAGGCCGTGCTGTCCCAGGAGCAGAAGCGGGTGTGGCGCCACCGCGGGAAGAAGTGGTGGCAGCGTGTGGAGGGCGCCGAGGAGCTGGGCAAGGACAGGAGGAAGGCcctggaggccaggaggcagaggcagcagaggaggagggaggagcag GGAACTGGgaacagccaggtgccccaaagcaaatATGCTGAGCTGCTGGCCATCATCGAGGAGCTGGGGAAAGAGATCAGACCCACCTATGCGGGGAGTAAGAGCGCCATGGAGAGACTAAAACGAG gcATCATTCATGCCAGAGGACTGGTTCGAGAGTGCTTGGCTGAAACGGAGCGGAATGCCAGATCCTAG
- the CDK2AP1 gene encoding cyclin-dependent kinase 2-associated protein 1 isoform X3 has translation MATSSQYRQLLSDYGPPSLGYTQGTGNSQVPQSKYAELLAIIEELGKEIRPTYAGSKSAMERLKRGIIHARGLVRECLAETERNARS, from the exons ATGGCGACGTCCTCGCAGTACCGCCAGCTGCTGAGCGACTACGGGCCACCGTCTTTAGGCTACACTCAG GGAACTGGgaacagccaggtgccccaaagcaaatATGCTGAGCTGCTGGCCATCATCGAGGAGCTGGGGAAAGAGATCAGACCCACCTATGCGGGGAGTAAGAGCGCCATGGAGAGACTAAAACGAG gcATCATTCATGCCAGAGGACTGGTTCGAGAGTGCTTGGCTGAAACGGAGCGGAATGCCAGATCCTAG
- the CDK2AP1 gene encoding cyclin-dependent kinase 2-associated protein 1 isoform X2, with product MSYKPNLAAHMPAASLNAAGSVHPPSTSMATSSQYRQLLSDYGPPSLGYTQGTGNSQVPQSKYAELLAIIEELGKEIRPTYAGSKSAMERLKRGIIHARGLVRECLAETERNARS from the exons ATGTCTTACAAACCGAACTTGGCCGCGCACATGCCCGCCGCCTCCCTCAACGCCG cTGGGAGCGTGCACCCGCCCTCCACCAGTATGGCGACGTCCTCGCAGTACCGCCAGCTGCTGAGCGACTACGGGCCACCGTCTTTAGGCTACACTCAG GGAACTGGgaacagccaggtgccccaaagcaaatATGCTGAGCTGCTGGCCATCATCGAGGAGCTGGGGAAAGAGATCAGACCCACCTATGCGGGGAGTAAGAGCGCCATGGAGAGACTAAAACGAG gcATCATTCATGCCAGAGGACTGGTTCGAGAGTGCTTGGCTGAAACGGAGCGGAATGCCAGATCCTAG